AGCAGACCGATGCCCCCATCCTGCTTGGAGGCGCAGGTTTTTCCCTTCTGCCGCAGGAGATTCTCTCTGAAGCAGGCGCAGATTATGGGATTATCGGCGAAGGGGAATCCCTGGCAGTTGATTTCGTGAATAAAATCGCTCAGGGGATATACCCCAAGGATCGGCTTTTACGGTCCCCGTCCAGCCTGCGGGGAGAAGATATCCCTTCCGCCGATTACGATTCCGGTCTTATGGGATTTTACTCTCAGAGCGGCTCCATGGCTGGTGTCCAGACGAAACGGGGATGCTCACACAAATGTGTGTACTGCTCGTATCCTTTCCTGGAGGGATCGGTGATCCGCTGCCGTGATCCGAAGGCAGTGGTAGACGATATCCAGACCTTGATAAATGAGCATAAGATCCGGTACATCTTCTTCACTGATTCGGCCTTTAATGATCCCCAGAAACATTACCTTTCGGTGATCCGGGAGATGGAGAAAAGAAGGGTTTCTATTCCCTGGACCGCCTTTTTTACCCCGAAGGGGATGGATGAGGAGGATGTAGCCCTGATGAAACAGACCGGGCTCAGGGCAGCGGAAATCGGAGCTGACGCGGCTTCGGACACTACCCTGCGAATGCTTGGCAAGTCCTTCTTATTTAACGACATTGTAGCCTGCAACGATCTGTTTGCCCGGCACGGGGTAGCTACCGCCCACTACTTCATGTTCGGCTGTCCCGGTGAAACCAAAGAGACAGTCAGGGAAGGGATCGAGAACATCAAGAGCCTGCAAGGGACGGTTTCCTTTATTTTCATGGGCATCCGCATCCTTCCTGATACGGCGCTTGCCGATAGAGCCCGCAGGGAGGGTTTGCTCGCTGCCGGGCAGAACCTGCTCGAACCGCTCTATTACCTTGCTCCGGGGATCGAGAGAAAGTGGCTGGAAGAGACCCTGACCCGTGCTTTTTCCGGCCTCCGGCACTGCATCTTTCCTCCTGACTCCCTTGACGCCACGGTACATTTCCTTCATCAAATGGGTCATGTCGGATCGCTCTGGGATATGCTGATTCCGGGTAAGGACCGGACATACCGAAGGAGACATGGAAAATAAAGCCGCTCTTTCAACAGAACATATCTGGTGTGTTATCCCCGTATTCAATAATAAAGATACGGTCAAACGCATAGCCCTGGACTGTCGCTCCTATCTATCGCGGATCGTGGTGGTCGATGATGGCAGTACGGACGTCGATGTTTCCTCCTTATTGAGCGGCAGTGACATTACCGTGCTCAGACACGAAAAAAACCGGGGCAAGGGGGAAGCGATCCTGACTGCCTTGAAGTATATCGATTCTCAGGGGGGGCGATTCATGATTACCATTGATGCGGATGGTCAGCATTACCCCCGGGATATCGAAAGGTTTATCCCCCTGCTCCAGGATGATGAAGGGGTGGTGGTGATAGGATGCAGAAAATTTCTCCCCCGGACGTCGGGCTCGCTGACGGATGGAGAGCACATCCCCCGCACGAGCCGCTTTGGGAGAAAGGTGGCCAATTTCTGGCTGCGTCTTGAGACCGGTATTTCGTGTGACGACTGCCAGAGCGGATTTCGTGCCTACCCGGTGCGGCCCCTCACCAGACTGGCCCTGAAAGGGGCCCATTACGATTTTGAAACCGAGATCCTGGCCAAGGCAGTCTGGGCCGGGTTACGCCTTGTTCCGGTTGATATCGATGTCTGGTACCCTGAGCCCCATATGCGGGTTTCAAGCTTTCGACCACTGGTGGACAATCTCCGTATCTCCTGGATGCATGCCCGGCTGGTTGCCAGAAGGCTCCTGCCGGTCCCTGACCGGAAACTCGTTACTGCCGGGGAAAAACGCTTCGAGATCGGGATGCTCCTTCATCCAATAAAAATGCTCAAAATGCTGCTCAAGGAAAACGCGACTCCTGCCGGACTGGCAGTGTCCGCCGCAGTCGGGATGTTTTTAGCTGTCCTGCCGCTTGTTTCACTTCACACCCCCCTGATTATCTATGTATCTGTCCGGCTCCATTTGAATAAGATAATGGCCATAAATATCCAGCACCTGGCCATGCCTCCCTTTATACCCGCGGCCTGTATCGAACTGGGATATTACCTGCGCTATGGTCATTGGCTGACCGATATTTCCCCGCAGGTAATCTTCGGCCAGTTGGCCGCGCGGCTCTGGGAATGGGTATTGGGGTCTCTCATTATCGCTCCGGTTGCAGCAGTCATCGTGGGCTTGGTGGTATTCATCATTGCCACCGCGCTCCAAAGGAAAGCCTCCTCGTATGGACCAGGAAAAACCGTCCCGGAAAATTGAAGCCAGAAAAAGGGGAAACACACTCGGCTTCTGGTTCTTCAAGGCCCTCCTGCACCTTTTCGGGCTCCACGGGGCCTATGGCCTCTTATATGTGGTCTGCCTGTATTACCTGATTTTTGATACATCAGCCGTCTCCGCTTCCCGGGCCTATGTAAAAAGAAAATTCCCTGACTGCGGCTTTTTCAAAAAGTACCTCCATACCTATCGGCTGTTTGTAAGCCAGGGCAAGCAACTCATTGATCTTTATGCTATTCTAGCCAAAGAGAAGGAGTTTGATATCCGGTTGCAGGGATACGATGATTTTGTATCTTTGGTTCGCGGATCCCGGCAGGGAATAATTTTGCTGACAGCCCATGTTGGTAACTGGCAACTGGCTATGACCGCTCTGGGAGAGCTGAAGAAAGAAGTTTACCTTCTCATGCGTCCGGAAGATAATCAGGCAGTGAAAAATTTTCTCCATATCGGCAGGGAAGCCGGGCACCTGAAAATCATTTCTCCTGAGCAGGACCTTGGGGGCGTTGTCAAGGTCATCGATGTCCTGAAGCAGGGCCATATCGTATCGATCATGGGCGATCGAAGCTATGGATCCAGGACGATCGATGTTTCCTTTCTGGAGGAGAGTGCAGGGTTCCCCTACGGTGCCTTCAGTATCGCGGCTGCCGTTGAATGCCCCATCGTGGTTT
The sequence above is a segment of the bacterium genome. Coding sequences within it:
- a CDS encoding lipid biosynthesis B12-binding/radical SAM protein; protein product: MKILLVSSNVAETPYPVYPLGLSMIAAALRKAGHGVRQFDFLQNGQSLDALANAIGDYSPDLIGISIRNIDNVNLLHEQRYISIVKGIVHSIRQQTDAPILLGGAGFSLLPQEILSEAGADYGIIGEGESLAVDFVNKIAQGIYPKDRLLRSPSSLRGEDIPSADYDSGLMGFYSQSGSMAGVQTKRGCSHKCVYCSYPFLEGSVIRCRDPKAVVDDIQTLINEHKIRYIFFTDSAFNDPQKHYLSVIREMEKRRVSIPWTAFFTPKGMDEEDVALMKQTGLRAAEIGADAASDTTLRMLGKSFLFNDIVACNDLFARHGVATAHYFMFGCPGETKETVREGIENIKSLQGTVSFIFMGIRILPDTALADRARREGLLAAGQNLLEPLYYLAPGIERKWLEETLTRAFSGLRHCIFPPDSLDATVHFLHQMGHVGSLWDMLIPGKDRTYRRRHGK
- a CDS encoding DUF2062 domain-containing protein, whose amino-acid sequence is MENKAALSTEHIWCVIPVFNNKDTVKRIALDCRSYLSRIVVVDDGSTDVDVSSLLSGSDITVLRHEKNRGKGEAILTALKYIDSQGGRFMITIDADGQHYPRDIERFIPLLQDDEGVVVIGCRKFLPRTSGSLTDGEHIPRTSRFGRKVANFWLRLETGISCDDCQSGFRAYPVRPLTRLALKGAHYDFETEILAKAVWAGLRLVPVDIDVWYPEPHMRVSSFRPLVDNLRISWMHARLVARRLLPVPDRKLVTAGEKRFEIGMLLHPIKMLKMLLKENATPAGLAVSAAVGMFLAVLPLVSLHTPLIIYVSVRLHLNKIMAINIQHLAMPPFIPAACIELGYYLRYGHWLTDISPQVIFGQLAARLWEWVLGSLIIAPVAAVIVGLVVFIIATALQRKASSYGPGKTVPEN
- a CDS encoding lysophospholipid acyltransferase family protein produces the protein MDQEKPSRKIEARKRGNTLGFWFFKALLHLFGLHGAYGLLYVVCLYYLIFDTSAVSASRAYVKRKFPDCGFFKKYLHTYRLFVSQGKQLIDLYAILAKEKEFDIRLQGYDDFVSLVRGSRQGIILLTAHVGNWQLAMTALGELKKEVYLLMRPEDNQAVKNFLHIGREAGHLKIISPEQDLGGVVKVIDVLKQGHIVSIMGDRSYGSRTIDVSFLEESAGFPYGAFSIAAAVECPIVVLLSVKTDDNTYVIDVSNVLYPRYESGQNKSRQLQTWVQHYATILETYVNRYPYQCFLFHDIWRKRYDSIDPGLTTLKV